In Lolium perenne isolate Kyuss_39 chromosome 5, Kyuss_2.0, whole genome shotgun sequence, the sequence TTGTCCTACTACTCTCCAAAGTGCCAAGAGCTACCGTGATATCATTTTCTCTTGCAGAGGAGACCTTCAGTTCGATCGGACCAGCACCGTTCTGGACATCAGAAATGTACCAACGTCCGCTCTTCCGGGCATCACTAGGACCGCCTCCACCCTTCTGCCCTGGGACATTAGGAGAGCACCTAGTGCAGATGGATAACCAACTATGTCTGGTCCGAGACCTTCATAATAATCGCAATGGCGGTTGCATTTTGGAAATATGGAAATTGCCAGACTCCACCTCTTGTGCTTGGTCACTAAATCATCGGATTAATTTTAACTCCGCCTATGTTGTCTCAACATAGCCGGTCCCAAGCCCGAGTAAAGGAGGAGGGTTGTGATAGGCGAGGCGAGCCAATGTAAAAAACCCAGTCACTCTTATGGAGATGAAACCCAAAGGAACCTCGTTGGGGCGTAACCCTCTTAGCGACGCGCCACATCGGAACCCGAGTGTGGTGTCAAATGGGCAAGGGCCGGGCCGTCACCCCCTTGGTGGCGCGCCGTATCTTGATCTGGATACGGTGATAAGTGAGCAAGGGTCGGGTCGCCGCATCCTTAGCAGCGTGCTGCACCGACGCCCCGGTGTAGTGAAAAATGAGCAAGGGTCTCCGCATTTGACTCGCTGAGTGCGGAGGGTAAGGAAGTTAGCCGAGCCTAGGAGGATACGCTTAGGTAGCTGGAACATAGGGTCCCTGACGGGTAAGTTACGGGAGTTAGTTGATACATCGGTGAGGAGGCGTGTTGATGTCCTATGTGTCCAAGAGACCAAATGGAAGGGACAGAAGGCGAAGGAGGTGGAGGATACCGGTTTCAAGTTGTGGTACACGGGGACAACTTCAAACAAAAATGGAGTAGGCATCTTGGTCAATAAGAGCCTCAGGGATGGAGTTGTGGACGTCAAGAGGCAAGGGGACCGGATGATCCTTGTCAAGCTGGTTGTTGGGGACTTAGTCCTCAATGTTATCAGGGCGTATGCCCCACAAGTAGGCcacaatgagagcaccaagagggAGTTCTGGGAAGGTCTGGAGGACTTGGTTAGGAGGGTACCTATTGGTGAGAAGCTCTTCATAGGAGGAGACCTCAATGGCCATGTGGGTACATCTAACACAGGTTTTGAAAGGGTGCATGGGAGTTTTGGCTATGGCATCAGgaaccaagaaggagaagatgtccTGAGCTTCGCTCTAGCCTATGACATGGTCGTAGCTAACACCCTCTTTAGGAAGAGAGAATCCCATCTAGTGACGTTCAATAGTGGTCTACACTCTAGCCAGATTGATTTTTTCATCTCTAGAAGAGAAGACAGATGCGCCTGCATTGATTGTAAGGTGATACCTGGAGAGAGTGTTGTCCCTCAACATAAGCTGGTGGTTGCTGACTTTCGCTTTAGGATCCGTGTCCAGCAGGGTAAGCGCGCCAAAGTCGCTAGAACAAAGTGGTGGAAGCTCAAGGGTGAGGCATCCCAGGCTTTCAGGGAGAGGGTTATTAAGGAGTGCCCTTGGGAGGAAGGAGGCGATGCAAACATGATGTGGACGAGTATGGCGACCTGCTTGCGGAAGGTCGCTGTAGAGGAGTTTGGGGTGACTAAGGGAAGTAGAAAGGAAGCCAAGGATACCTGGTGGTGGAACGATGAGGTCCAGAAGGTTATTAGGGAGAAAAAGGACCGTTTCAGATGCCTATATCTGGATAGGAGTGCAGCTAACATGGAGAAGTACAAGGTGGCGAAGAAGGCTGCAAAGCGGGCGGTGAGTGAAGCAAGGGGTCGGGCGTATGAGGACCTCTACCAACGTTTAAACACGAAGGAAGGCGAAAGGGACATCTATAAGATGGCCAAGTTTAGGGAGAGGAAGACGAGGGATGTCAACGAAGTCAAATGCATCAAGGACGGAGATGATCAACTTCTTGTGAAGGATGAGGCGATCAAGCGTAGATGGCGGGAGTACTTTGACAACCTTTACAATGGAGAGGCTGAGAGCTCTACCATTGAGCTAGACGACTCCTTTGATGATACCAGCATGTGCTTTGTGCGACGTATCCAGGAGTCTGAGGTTAAGGAGGCGTTAAGGAGGATGAAAGGCGGCAAGGCGATGGGTcctgatggtatccccatcgaggcgtggagaggccttggagacgtagcgatagtatggctaactaagcttttcaacctcatttttcggtcaaacaagatgcccgaagagtggaggcggagtattttagtaccaatcttcaagaacaagggggatgttcaaagttgtactaattaccgtggaatcaagctgatgagccatactatgaagctatgggagagagtcattgagcaccgcttaagaaggttgacaagcgtgaccaaaaaccaatttggtttcatgcctgggaggtctaccatggaagccatcttcttggtacgacagctgatggagagatacagggagcaaaagaaggaccttcatatggtgttcattgatttggagaaggcctatgataagatacctcggaatgtcatgtggtgggccttggagaaacataaagtcccaataaagtacattaccctcatcaaggatatgtatgataatgttgtgacaagtgttcgaacaagcgatggcgacactgatgactttccaattagaatagggctacaccaagggtcagctttgagcccttatctttttgatttggtgatggatgaggtcacaagggatatacaaggagacatcccatggtgtatgctctttgcggacgatgtggtgctagtcgatgatagccgaacgggggttaatagaaa encodes:
- the LOC139831500 gene encoding uncharacterized protein, translating into MILVKLVVGDLVLNVIRAYAPQVGHNESTKREFWEGLEDLVRRVPIGEKLFIGGDLNGHVGTSNTGFERVHGSFGYGIRNQEGEDVLSFALAYDMVVANTLFRKRESHLVTFNSGLHSSQIDFFISRREDRCACIDCKVIPGESVVPQHKLVVADFRFRIRVQQGKRAKVARTKWWKLKGEASQAFRERVIKECPWEEGGDANMMWTSMATCLRKVAVEEFGVTKGSRKEAKDTWWWNDEVQKVIREKKDRFRCLYLDRSAANMEKYKVAKKAAKRAVSEARGRAYEDLYQRLNTKEGERDIYKMAKFRERKTRDVNEVKCIKDGDDQLLVKDEAIKRRWREYFDNLYNGEAESSTIELDDSFDDTSMCFVRRIQESEVKEALRRMKGGKAMGPDDKCRSGH